From the genome of Virgibacillus siamensis, one region includes:
- a CDS encoding NAD(P)/FAD-dependent oxidoreductase: protein MKNLVILGGGYGGLRIVVSLMEQNLPDDIHITVIDRNPYHSIKTEFYTIAAGTSADKDVRMEFPTHEKVSYVYAEIKEIDTENEQIHFHDRTESVPFNYLVIGLGCEDDYHGIEGAPEFTESVQTFGAARRAGMAIGNLKAYGKATIVGAGLSGIEVASEIRESRPDLNIRLLDRGASVLKAFDKKVQNYVENWFTQKDVEVLHHANVEYVEKDGVCNNGICYVNDVTVWTAGVRPNHLVRALPFEKDRQEKLTVNEYFQVPEQQNIYVVGDCASSEHSPSGQLAGEQGERIAAVLTSVFRGEEPNKPKEIKLKGTLGSLGSSEGFGEMMTRSVTGYLPRLAKSGVLWLNKRH from the coding sequence ATGAAAAATTTAGTCATCTTAGGCGGCGGTTATGGCGGACTTCGAATTGTAGTATCACTAATGGAACAGAATCTTCCCGATGATATTCATATTACCGTGATTGACCGTAACCCATACCATTCTATTAAAACAGAATTTTACACAATTGCAGCAGGCACATCGGCTGATAAAGATGTGCGGATGGAGTTTCCGACGCATGAGAAAGTCAGTTATGTATACGCTGAAATAAAGGAAATTGACACGGAAAATGAACAAATACATTTCCATGACAGAACTGAATCGGTACCTTTTAATTACCTTGTAATTGGACTGGGATGCGAGGATGATTATCATGGAATCGAAGGGGCACCCGAATTCACCGAAAGTGTACAAACATTCGGTGCAGCACGTCGCGCCGGTATGGCGATTGGCAACCTGAAAGCTTATGGCAAGGCAACCATCGTCGGTGCAGGGCTGAGTGGAATCGAAGTAGCTTCCGAAATTAGGGAAAGCAGACCGGACCTGAACATACGCCTCCTTGACCGGGGAGCTTCCGTCCTAAAAGCATTTGATAAAAAAGTGCAAAACTATGTGGAAAACTGGTTCACACAAAAGGATGTGGAAGTGCTCCATCATGCAAATGTGGAATACGTGGAAAAAGACGGTGTCTGCAATAATGGCATTTGTTATGTCAATGATGTAACGGTCTGGACAGCAGGAGTCCGTCCAAATCATCTTGTGCGGGCATTGCCATTTGAGAAAGACAGGCAAGAGAAGCTTACCGTCAATGAGTATTTTCAAGTTCCGGAGCAGCAAAACATTTACGTTGTCGGGGATTGCGCGTCCTCTGAACATTCACCAAGCGGCCAGCTCGCCGGAGAACAGGGTGAACGAATTGCCGCCGTCCTGACTTCAGTTTTCAGGGGCGAGGAACCAAACAAACCAAAAGAAATTAAATTGAAAGGCACACTTGGTTCACTTGGCAGCTCGGAAGGATTCGGTGAAATGATGACACGATCTGTCACCGGTTACCTGCCGCGCTTAGCTAAATCAGGTGTCCTGTGGCTGAATAAACGACATTAA
- a CDS encoding biotin transporter BioY, which produces MNKQSKKLRDMLHCAMFAAITAILAQIEIPLPLVPISGQTLAVGITATILGSRKGAVSMICYAAIGAVGLPVFAGFSGGPQVLAGPTGGYIIGFVAAAFVTGCILEKTRFTIPMAMLANTVGMVIILIIGTVQLKFIVNLDWYEALAAGVYPFIAVGFIKAFIASWIGITVRKRIMTANHDKDFRNIA; this is translated from the coding sequence ATGAATAAACAAAGCAAAAAATTAAGGGATATGCTTCATTGTGCCATGTTTGCCGCCATAACTGCTATTTTGGCACAGATTGAAATTCCGCTTCCATTGGTTCCGATAAGCGGTCAGACCCTCGCTGTGGGAATTACCGCCACTATCCTGGGCAGCAGAAAAGGGGCAGTTTCGATGATTTGCTATGCAGCAATTGGGGCAGTCGGTCTTCCCGTTTTTGCAGGATTCAGCGGTGGTCCTCAAGTGCTTGCAGGTCCGACAGGCGGATACATAATTGGATTTGTTGCAGCAGCCTTTGTTACAGGCTGTATTTTAGAAAAAACGCGGTTTACAATTCCAATGGCGATGCTGGCTAATACGGTTGGCATGGTAATTATCCTGATTATTGGAACCGTTCAGCTGAAGTTTATCGTGAATCTGGATTGGTATGAAGCTCTTGCAGCAGGTGTTTATCCGTTTATAGCTGTTGGGTTTATAAAGGCTTTTATTGCCAGCTGGATTGGAATTACAGTACGAAAACGCATAATGACAGCAAATCACGACAAGGACTTTCGGAATATTGCTTAA
- a CDS encoding protease complex subunit PrcB family protein, with translation MILRKSVGYLVIITLIILLSGCGSGLKEDDSMAGQKENGSLSVKISAVPDTVQKWIEKNQSKQQNKVFRADGKTYVVILLGEKNTGGYNVEVEKIKQTGNDEASNVVSYRVTEPAKGSVNIQVLTYPMAIAALDSDVEGPFTFEQIEEN, from the coding sequence ATGATATTGCGGAAATCAGTCGGTTATCTTGTGATTATTACGCTCATCATATTGCTGTCTGGCTGTGGTTCCGGGTTAAAGGAGGACGATTCAATGGCAGGTCAGAAGGAAAATGGATCACTATCAGTTAAAATAAGTGCAGTGCCTGACACTGTGCAAAAATGGATTGAAAAAAATCAATCCAAACAGCAGAACAAAGTGTTTCGTGCGGATGGAAAGACGTATGTTGTGATACTACTTGGAGAAAAAAACACTGGTGGATATAATGTGGAAGTCGAAAAAATCAAGCAGACTGGAAATGACGAGGCTTCCAATGTGGTCAGTTATCGTGTGACAGAACCAGCGAAAGGATCAGTCAACATACAAGTTTTGACCTATCCCATGGCAATTGCAGCATTGGACAGTGATGTAGAAGGACCATTTACGTTTGAACAGATAGAGGAAAATTAA
- a CDS encoding GOLPH3/VPS74 family protein, which translates to MLTIAEELLLLALKDDKGTVVFSASSTLNYGLAGAILAELTLQERLELRDKKVEAISHGPTGDAVTDSVLQKVSESKRPKSVKRWVENLSFRMGHWRKEMLAGLVQKGILEEQEQKILWVFTRNTYPTKEVAVENQIRKRVYASLFGDEQPNARTAMLLSLIKACSLVNEVFPVKDQKEAKKKIDSIIKNNEYGKAVKASIDAMQTAVIAACAAAAASSAGSSGGGGS; encoded by the coding sequence ATGTTAACGATTGCGGAAGAATTGTTACTTCTCGCTCTGAAAGATGATAAAGGCACAGTTGTATTTTCTGCAAGCAGCACACTAAATTATGGACTTGCAGGCGCTATTTTGGCGGAATTAACATTGCAGGAACGTCTCGAACTGCGGGATAAAAAAGTGGAAGCAATCAGCCACGGTCCAACTGGTGATGCAGTCACTGATTCGGTTTTACAAAAAGTTTCTGAATCTAAACGGCCAAAAAGCGTGAAGCGATGGGTAGAAAATTTAAGTTTCCGGATGGGTCATTGGAGAAAGGAAATGCTGGCTGGGCTGGTTCAAAAAGGAATTTTGGAGGAACAGGAACAAAAAATCCTGTGGGTTTTCACCAGGAACACATACCCAACAAAGGAAGTTGCCGTGGAAAATCAAATTCGAAAGCGAGTATATGCAAGTCTTTTTGGGGATGAACAACCGAATGCACGAACTGCAATGCTTTTAAGCTTAATCAAAGCCTGCAGTCTCGTGAATGAAGTGTTTCCTGTAAAAGATCAGAAAGAAGCGAAAAAGAAGATCGACAGCATCATTAAAAATAATGAATACGGAAAAGCCGTTAAAGCGTCCATTGATGCGATGCAGACTGCAGTAATTGCTGCCTGTGCTGCGGCTGCGGCAAGCTCGGCTGGGAGCAGTGGAGGGGGAGGATCCTAA
- a CDS encoding alpha/beta hydrolase translates to MITISNGIIYDYYVEKRGAGEPVIFLPAAGFYGNEGLNIADFLQNDFETHMMDLPGGRSLGIQARQITSLDMAKWLKGYMDQQQMNKVNLIGHSMGGLLALTFAVHYPERVNKLVLLDQAHKPFPRIPKREFGLFAYAIPYLNIGAVLLGKPFLKLLEPLFSDKDSNVDIDTAVKRFCETIAIKENAYIRKAHEQSVSFTLDTLNLYFGYYRINQPKLLAENTVPTFLAYATFKGVNEQENAYTCRHLRELQHKKSLPITYRPVEGGHYVHWSDDPTLLPEIKLFLKGRME, encoded by the coding sequence ATGATTACGATTTCGAATGGTATTATCTATGATTATTATGTTGAAAAGCGCGGCGCGGGGGAACCGGTTATTTTTCTCCCGGCTGCAGGATTTTATGGTAATGAAGGATTGAATATAGCTGATTTCCTTCAGAATGATTTTGAAACACATATGATGGACTTGCCCGGGGGGAGAAGTTTAGGGATTCAGGCTCGGCAAATTACATCTTTGGATATGGCGAAGTGGCTGAAAGGATACATGGATCAGCAGCAAATGAATAAGGTTAATCTGATTGGGCATTCAATGGGAGGGCTGCTGGCACTGACATTTGCCGTGCATTATCCCGAAAGAGTGAACAAACTTGTCCTGTTGGATCAGGCACATAAACCGTTTCCGAGAATCCCGAAGCGTGAATTCGGCTTGTTTGCATATGCTATTCCATATTTGAATATTGGAGCGGTTCTATTGGGAAAACCGTTTCTGAAGTTGCTTGAACCTTTGTTTTCGGATAAGGACAGCAATGTTGACATCGATACTGCAGTTAAAAGGTTCTGTGAAACAATTGCCATAAAAGAAAATGCGTATATACGCAAAGCACATGAGCAAAGTGTCTCGTTTACGTTGGATACGCTTAACCTGTATTTTGGCTATTACCGGATCAATCAGCCGAAATTGCTGGCTGAAAATACAGTGCCAACCTTTTTGGCATATGCAACTTTTAAGGGTGTGAATGAACAGGAAAATGCCTATACATGTAGACATTTGCGTGAATTGCAGCACAAAAAAAGCCTGCCAATCACCTATCGTCCAGTTGAGGGCGGACATTATGTTCATTGGAGTGATGATCCGACACTATTGCCGGAGATTAAATTATTTTTAAAGGGGCGGATGGAATGA
- a CDS encoding aspartyl-phosphate phosphatase Spo0E family protein translates to MSCLTDNSNLEKKIEATRKEMYTRFENDPDDPLILAVSQKLDKLLNELTKVQKN, encoded by the coding sequence GTGTCATGTCTGACTGATAACAGTAATCTGGAAAAAAAGATTGAGGCAACACGAAAAGAGATGTACACACGGTTTGAAAATGATCCGGACGACCCTCTGATACTCGCTGTTTCGCAAAAGCTGGACAAGCTGTTAAACGAATTAACGAAAGTACAGAAAAACTAA
- a CDS encoding LytTR family DNA-binding domain-containing protein gives MQKLTFGSLLDVVGELFSDEISIAVSNTNEYIYYRPSKRIDLKIRVGDPVKEGTIAYKALQTEQKVSEFINRDVFGVPYHGMAVPFHYDEQIQGCVTAIYPALTEGKSVVTVKTSDGWKPIPFHRVKYLQVKERKTYVYADNFAGTNKKALQDFEYMLPRESFIRCHRSFIVNVNHIAEIFPDTHSTFLLSMDNGAQIPVSQSYSSYFRKLLGF, from the coding sequence TTGCAAAAGTTGACGTTCGGATCGCTTCTGGATGTGGTTGGCGAGTTGTTTTCTGATGAAATATCGATTGCTGTTTCTAATACGAATGAATATATTTATTATCGCCCCAGCAAACGGATTGATTTAAAGATTCGTGTGGGGGATCCGGTGAAGGAAGGGACGATTGCTTATAAAGCATTGCAAACAGAACAAAAAGTATCTGAGTTTATTAATCGCGATGTATTTGGGGTACCTTATCACGGGATGGCTGTTCCATTTCACTATGATGAACAAATTCAAGGGTGTGTGACTGCCATATATCCGGCATTAACGGAAGGAAAGTCGGTCGTGACGGTGAAAACATCTGACGGATGGAAACCAATTCCGTTCCATCGGGTCAAATATCTGCAAGTTAAGGAACGAAAAACATATGTATATGCGGACAATTTTGCCGGTACAAACAAAAAGGCGCTGCAGGATTTCGAATACATGCTTCCGAGAGAGTCATTTATCCGCTGTCACCGGTCTTTTATTGTGAATGTCAATCACATTGCTGAAATTTTTCCTGATACGCATTCCACGTTTTTGCTGTCGATGGATAACGGGGCCCAGATTCCGGTAAGTCAGTCTTATTCGAGTTATTTTCGAAAACTGCTTGGCTTTTGA
- a CDS encoding PaaI family thioesterase → MTETVKHAIQDEYPDDFAHCYGCGRLNDDGYHLRTGWNGDKTVTVYTPRPEHTAIPGFVYGGLIASLIDCHGTGSASLALHRKNGHEPGDGAEPPRFVTASLEVKFMKPTPKDIPLKAVGSVEEVHPKKFKVHTEVFAGDECCAKGEVVAVVMPATFTQK, encoded by the coding sequence ATGACAGAAACAGTAAAACATGCTATTCAGGATGAGTATCCGGATGATTTCGCACATTGCTATGGATGCGGCAGGCTGAATGATGATGGATATCATCTTAGAACAGGGTGGAACGGTGATAAGACGGTTACCGTTTACACACCAAGGCCGGAACACACTGCGATTCCCGGATTTGTCTATGGTGGGTTGATTGCTTCACTGATCGATTGTCATGGGACAGGGTCAGCGTCACTTGCTTTGCATCGGAAAAACGGGCATGAACCTGGTGATGGTGCTGAGCCGCCGAGGTTTGTAACAGCATCACTTGAAGTTAAATTTATGAAACCAACACCTAAAGATATTCCATTAAAGGCGGTTGGCTCAGTAGAGGAAGTACACCCGAAAAAGTTCAAGGTACATACAGAAGTTTTTGCCGGTGACGAATGCTGCGCTAAAGGTGAAGTGGTCGCAGTTGTCATGCCTGCCACATTCACGCAAAAATAA
- a CDS encoding TIGR04104 family putative zinc finger protein — translation MPICQNCGETWTWKQTLRAIFKWKCPHCHEKQYESASSRRKTGMFSLLPIILVPLIYLFDFSWWGIVFLFIVYMTIFFGAYPFVLKLSNEEEPFW, via the coding sequence ATGCCAATATGTCAGAATTGCGGGGAAACCTGGACATGGAAACAGACTCTACGGGCAATATTTAAGTGGAAATGCCCGCACTGCCATGAAAAACAATACGAATCAGCATCATCCAGAAGAAAGACCGGGATGTTCAGTCTGTTGCCAATAATTTTAGTGCCATTAATCTACTTGTTTGATTTTTCATGGTGGGGCATCGTTTTTCTTTTTATTGTGTATATGACAATATTTTTTGGTGCATACCCATTTGTGTTGAAACTTTCCAACGAGGAAGAGCCGTTTTGGTAG
- a CDS encoding DJ-1/PfpI family protein, which yields MSKKILILAGDAVEALEIYYPYFRCLEEGYETVIAAGSAKKLHTVVHDFIGWETYTEKEGYMIEADAAFDEINPDEYDGLIIPGGRAPEHIRLNEHVPSIVSHFFETNKPIAAVCHASQVLTTVKEHLKGREMTAYIACKPEVEAAGSTYMEKANHTDGNLVTGHAWPDVPGLMKEFIKQINNQ from the coding sequence TTGTCGAAAAAGATATTGATACTGGCTGGTGACGCTGTTGAGGCACTGGAGATCTATTACCCATATTTTCGTTGTCTGGAAGAGGGATATGAAACAGTCATTGCTGCAGGATCTGCCAAAAAGCTGCATACGGTTGTCCATGATTTTATCGGCTGGGAAACGTATACAGAAAAAGAAGGCTATATGATTGAGGCGGACGCAGCGTTTGATGAAATAAATCCGGATGAATATGATGGCTTGATTATTCCGGGCGGACGTGCTCCAGAACATATACGTCTTAATGAGCATGTGCCATCCATTGTGAGTCATTTTTTTGAAACAAATAAGCCAATTGCTGCCGTCTGTCATGCCAGTCAGGTGTTAACTACGGTGAAGGAGCATTTGAAAGGACGCGAGATGACTGCCTACATTGCCTGTAAGCCGGAAGTGGAAGCAGCAGGATCAACCTATATGGAAAAGGCCAACCATACGGACGGAAATCTGGTTACCGGGCATGCCTGGCCGGATGTTCCGGGACTGATGAAAGAGTTCATCAAACAGATTAATAATCAATAA
- a CDS encoding YjzC family protein, which translates to MGEYSHFRFGQKAPKNGTYREIGETGTSVSDPKIVKLKTGEKFPQNSNHDRVWTIEKN; encoded by the coding sequence ATGGGTGAATACAGTCATTTCCGATTTGGACAGAAGGCACCTAAAAATGGTACTTATCGTGAGATTGGAGAGACCGGAACAAGTGTCAGTGATCCAAAAATCGTCAAGCTCAAAACCGGCGAGAAGTTCCCGCAGAATTCCAATCATGACCGCGTCTGGACGATAGAGAAAAATTAA
- a CDS encoding DinB family protein, which yields MMRSLMYIQFNTTRNMFLKKINELNPETIDVQPIGFNNTIHWHIGHVLTVTEQFMFGFPDHSDNIPASYKDLFGYGSKPADWPEDVPSVEKLAGQLKEQLERLNAIPENKFNEKLPEPILGNETVGELAVMAAFHEANHLGRIHSMEKILKNQ from the coding sequence ATGATGCGTAGTTTAATGTATATACAATTCAACACGACACGGAATATGTTTCTAAAAAAAATAAATGAACTCAATCCGGAAACGATTGACGTTCAGCCAATCGGATTCAACAATACCATCCATTGGCATATTGGTCACGTACTGACAGTAACAGAACAATTTATGTTCGGCTTTCCGGATCACTCCGATAACATTCCAGCTTCCTATAAGGATCTTTTCGGATATGGAAGCAAACCAGCCGATTGGCCGGAAGACGTGCCATCGGTTGAAAAATTGGCTGGCCAATTGAAGGAACAGTTGGAGCGTCTTAACGCTATTCCTGAAAATAAATTCAATGAAAAGCTGCCGGAACCTATTCTCGGAAATGAGACAGTTGGAGAACTTGCTGTTATGGCTGCCTTCCATGAGGCTAATCATCTGGGACGCATCCACTCCATGGAAAAAATCTTAAAAAACCAATAA
- a CDS encoding acetyl-CoA hydrolase/transferase family protein, giving the protein MSMNDDRIRAPHLQDRVVSADEAASWIKDGMTLGMSGFTRAGDVKAVPTALVKRAETESFKVNVFTGASLGCDIDKLFAEAGIVNKRLPFQADPAMRKAINQGEHLFVDHHLSHTSELIRSNVLNTIDYAILEAITVTEDGMVVPSTSVGNSLVFAEHAGNVIIEINLAQSELLEGIHDLYTPGKQGERDPIPLTKPDDRIGTKGIHIDSAKIKGIVFTNQEDSPSTIVKPDDETKIMAGHLLDFLQDEVSAGRLTERLAPIQSGIGSVANAVLHGMLDSEFEHLEVYSEVLQDAVFDLIDAGKVDFASCCSITLSDEKMKTVFSNFEKYRDKLIMRPQEITNHPEIIRRLGLISINTALEFDIYGNVNSTHVSGTKMMNGIGGSGDFARNARLAVFVTKSIAKNGDVSSIVPFVPHVDHTEHDVDVVVTEQGYADLRGLAPRERVPLIIVNCAHPMYRKQLWDYYQEALERGGQTPHVLEKALSWHTNFKENGTMRELVKL; this is encoded by the coding sequence ATGAGTATGAACGATGACCGTATCAGGGCCCCTCATCTGCAGGATCGGGTAGTTTCAGCTGATGAAGCAGCTTCCTGGATCAAGGATGGAATGACGCTGGGCATGAGCGGATTTACACGTGCAGGTGATGTGAAAGCGGTGCCAACTGCGCTTGTAAAACGCGCAGAAACGGAATCTTTTAAAGTGAATGTATTTACCGGAGCATCATTGGGCTGTGATATTGATAAGTTATTTGCAGAGGCAGGTATCGTCAATAAGCGATTGCCGTTCCAGGCAGATCCGGCGATGCGTAAAGCAATCAATCAGGGCGAGCATCTTTTTGTAGATCATCATTTGTCCCATACATCCGAATTGATTCGAAGCAATGTGCTGAATACTATTGATTATGCTATTTTGGAAGCGATTACTGTTACAGAGGACGGGATGGTTGTCCCGTCAACGTCAGTAGGCAATTCATTGGTATTTGCTGAACATGCGGGAAACGTAATTATTGAAATTAATCTGGCACAGTCTGAACTGCTGGAAGGGATCCATGACTTGTATACCCCTGGAAAACAGGGTGAACGTGATCCGATTCCTTTGACCAAACCGGATGATCGTATCGGAACAAAAGGAATTCATATTGATTCGGCAAAAATAAAAGGAATTGTGTTTACCAATCAGGAGGATTCTCCTTCAACTATTGTTAAACCGGATGATGAAACAAAAATTATGGCTGGACATTTGCTTGACTTTTTGCAGGATGAAGTAAGTGCGGGCAGGTTGACCGAACGGCTTGCACCAATCCAGTCAGGAATTGGATCTGTTGCAAACGCTGTCCTGCATGGTATGCTGGATTCCGAGTTTGAACATCTTGAAGTATATTCAGAGGTGCTGCAGGATGCGGTATTTGATTTAATTGATGCAGGTAAAGTGGATTTTGCATCGTGCTGTTCGATTACCTTGTCTGATGAAAAAATGAAAACGGTTTTTTCCAACTTTGAAAAATACCGTGACAAATTGATTATGCGGCCGCAGGAAATTACCAACCATCCGGAAATAATCCGGCGTCTTGGACTTATTTCCATTAATACAGCATTGGAATTTGATATTTATGGAAATGTCAACTCGACCCATGTATCCGGAACGAAGATGATGAATGGTATTGGCGGATCTGGAGATTTTGCACGAAATGCAAGGTTGGCTGTTTTTGTAACAAAGTCAATTGCCAAAAATGGAGATGTCTCAAGTATCGTACCATTTGTGCCGCATGTGGACCATACCGAGCATGATGTGGATGTTGTAGTTACGGAGCAAGGATATGCAGATTTGCGCGGTCTCGCACCACGTGAACGGGTGCCATTAATCATTGTGAACTGTGCACATCCAATGTACCGTAAACAGCTCTGGGACTATTATCAGGAAGCACTGGAACGCGGTGGACAAACACCACACGTACTCGAAAAAGCACTCTCCTGGCACACCAATTTCAAAGAAAACGGAACCATGCGTGAATTGGTAAAATTATAG
- a CDS encoding PfkB family carbohydrate kinase → MNNKERILLDLIRKNPYVSQQELADSMDLSRPSVANLISGLVKQGHIRGKAYVLNESKNIVCIGGANVDRKFYVKDQLQMGTSNPIRSNQTVGGVARNIAENFGRFGMETTLLTAGGKDAEWELIAEASAPYMNLDHVTRLSTENSGSYTAILDEHGELAVGLADMDIFDRMDPEWIHDYMPLLNQAKCILADLNCPKATLQVLCELADARGIPLVLVTVSAPKMKNMPEELSGVTWIITNVTESEAYFGGSLTMESAVQQWLDAGVRNVIVTEGSAGAAVGNHKEAIQHVPASEIDDVTDVTGAGDAFSAAVTYTWLEGKDILTAARAGIANATRTLESAFTVRQDLSAKKLREDMEELS, encoded by the coding sequence ATGAATAATAAGGAGCGTATCCTGCTTGATTTAATTCGAAAAAATCCATATGTGTCCCAGCAGGAACTCGCCGATAGTATGGATTTGTCGCGCCCTTCCGTAGCGAATCTTATATCAGGGCTTGTTAAACAAGGCCATATTCGCGGTAAGGCCTATGTTTTAAACGAAAGTAAGAACATCGTTTGCATCGGCGGCGCGAATGTGGATCGGAAGTTTTATGTAAAAGATCAACTGCAAATGGGGACGTCCAATCCAATTCGATCCAATCAGACAGTTGGTGGTGTTGCCCGGAATATTGCTGAAAACTTTGGACGTTTTGGAATGGAAACGACGTTGCTTACTGCAGGTGGTAAAGATGCTGAATGGGAATTGATAGCGGAGGCATCTGCCCCTTACATGAATTTGGATCATGTTACCCGGCTTTCCACTGAAAACAGTGGATCCTACACGGCAATTCTGGACGAGCACGGAGAATTGGCTGTTGGACTTGCCGACATGGATATTTTTGATCGGATGGATCCGGAATGGATTCATGACTACATGCCATTATTGAATCAAGCTAAATGCATATTAGCGGATTTGAATTGTCCGAAAGCAACGCTTCAAGTGTTGTGTGAGCTTGCGGATGCACGGGGGATTCCGCTAGTTCTTGTCACAGTATCGGCGCCGAAAATGAAAAATATGCCTGAAGAATTAAGCGGTGTGACGTGGATTATAACGAATGTTACGGAATCGGAGGCATATTTTGGTGGTAGTTTGACAATGGAAAGCGCAGTTCAACAATGGCTGGATGCAGGTGTCCGAAATGTCATTGTGACGGAGGGCAGTGCAGGTGCTGCAGTTGGCAATCATAAAGAGGCAATTCAACATGTTCCAGCATCTGAAATTGATGATGTGACTGATGTGACCGGTGCGGGGGATGCCTTTTCCGCTGCGGTTACATACACCTGGCTGGAAGGAAAAGATATTTTAACTGCAGCGAGAGCAGGAATTGCCAATGCCACAAGGACTTTGGAATCTGCCTTTACAGTACGACAAGATTTATCAGCAAAAAAATTACGCGAAGACATGGAGGAATTATCATGA
- a CDS encoding DUF2785 domain-containing protein: protein MNKSFWLDVSSNNYKIPHGSRLEGLTNKLKGYLGSTDPTLRDEVAYPILSMWIERGLYDVHKLRELIGDMKANLTDRLGENYTDTVFLRSFSILILMEIIEYDNKQEVLKRAELEWLLDDVLSYFEKERDLRGYVPDKGWAHAIAHTADLFGALAGNRHIGRKGLERIVSAIADKVSVASGHTYLAAEDERLAYAVIRALRCGLIENVFFEKWLNPFAMHHGDDWVEHLSSATGASTYVNVKGFLRSLYFQILLSNNPPADADEYASMIKETIYNMDAVYYKLP from the coding sequence ATGAATAAGTCCTTTTGGCTAGATGTAAGTTCGAATAATTATAAAATTCCACATGGTTCCAGGTTAGAGGGGCTGACAAATAAACTTAAAGGATACCTTGGTTCAACAGATCCTACATTACGTGATGAGGTTGCCTATCCGATACTGAGTATGTGGATTGAGCGTGGTTTGTATGACGTTCATAAGCTCAGGGAATTGATTGGGGATATGAAGGCGAATTTGACTGACAGACTTGGGGAAAATTATACAGATACGGTTTTTCTGAGGTCGTTCTCCATCCTGATTCTTATGGAAATTATCGAATATGATAACAAGCAGGAAGTCCTGAAGAGAGCGGAACTTGAGTGGCTTTTGGATGATGTACTCAGTTATTTTGAAAAAGAACGGGATTTGCGGGGTTATGTGCCGGATAAAGGGTGGGCACACGCGATTGCACATACAGCGGATTTATTCGGTGCACTTGCAGGGAATCGGCATATTGGAAGGAAAGGGCTCGAACGAATCGTAAGTGCCATTGCCGATAAAGTTTCCGTTGCATCCGGGCACACGTATCTGGCGGCAGAAGACGAGCGGCTTGCATATGCTGTGATACGTGCATTGCGGTGCGGTTTGATTGAAAATGTATTTTTTGAAAAATGGCTTAATCCATTTGCAATGCACCATGGTGATGATTGGGTGGAACACCTGTCTTCTGCAACCGGTGCCAGTACATATGTCAATGTCAAAGGGTTTCTTCGCAGCTTGTACTTTCAAATTCTGTTAAGTAACAATCCTCCTGCAGATGCCGACGAATATGCAAGCATGATCAAAGAAACCATTTACAATATGGACGCTGTATATTATAAACTGCCATAA